In the Deltaproteobacteria bacterium genome, one interval contains:
- a CDS encoding ammonium transporter produces the protein MSSVAAYAQEDAGPTAADAIFTANNVWMLVATFLVFIMHLGFATLESGLTRAKNTVNILFKNVSIISLGILTYALVGFNLMYPGEFNGFFGFAGFGIASPEGAAGLIEYADGGYTYWTDFIFQAMFAATAATIVSGAVAERIKLSSFLVFSTIFVAIVYTIAGSWKWGGGWLDGMGFYDFAGSTLVHSVGGWGALIGAMLLGPRLGKYTKSGIKAIPGHSLPLATVGVFMLWFGWYGFNGGSVLSADPGPVSLVFVTTSLAAAAGVIGAMILSWIVFKKPDLSMILNGSLAGLVGITAGADVMTPLSAVIIGLIAGLIVVASVLFFDKVVKIDDPVGAISVHLVCGIWGTLAVGIFSTNPEHSFITQLIGVAAYGVFTVVCALILFLLIKVSMGLRVSQEEEMEGLDLGEHGMMAYPDFQQIAEGGGSTMTMYEKEEPSGAGVLTESEQKS, from the coding sequence ATGAGTTCGGTCGCGGCTTACGCACAGGAGGATGCGGGGCCTACGGCTGCAGATGCAATATTTACTGCAAATAACGTCTGGATGCTAGTTGCGACGTTTCTCGTCTTCATTATGCACCTGGGATTCGCGACGCTCGAATCCGGGCTTACGCGCGCAAAAAATACCGTAAACATTTTATTCAAGAATGTCTCTATCATTTCGCTGGGGATTCTCACTTACGCGCTCGTGGGTTTTAATCTTATGTATCCCGGCGAATTCAACGGCTTTTTCGGATTCGCGGGGTTCGGTATCGCGTCGCCTGAAGGCGCCGCCGGTCTTATAGAGTATGCGGACGGAGGCTATACCTACTGGACTGACTTTATATTCCAGGCTATGTTCGCCGCCACTGCCGCCACAATTGTTTCGGGAGCCGTTGCAGAAAGAATAAAGCTCAGCAGTTTCCTTGTGTTTTCCACAATTTTTGTAGCGATTGTTTACACGATTGCAGGCTCTTGGAAGTGGGGAGGCGGCTGGCTGGACGGTATGGGTTTCTATGATTTTGCCGGCTCGACCCTTGTTCACAGCGTAGGCGGCTGGGGGGCTCTGATAGGGGCGATGCTGCTCGGGCCGAGACTCGGCAAGTACACTAAATCCGGAATAAAAGCAATACCCGGTCACAGCCTGCCGCTTGCGACAGTCGGCGTTTTCATGCTGTGGTTCGGATGGTACGGGTTTAACGGCGGTTCGGTTTTGTCCGCCGACCCCGGTCCGGTATCGCTTGTTTTCGTAACCACATCTCTCGCCGCCGCCGCCGGTGTAATAGGCGCGATGATTCTTTCCTGGATAGTGTTCAAGAAGCCCGATCTCTCGATGATCCTGAACGGTTCGCTTGCGGGTCTTGTGGGAATCACGGCGGGAGCCGACGTTATGACTCCCCTGAGCGCGGTAATCATAGGGCTTATTGCGGGCCTGATTGTAGTCGCATCGGTGCTTTTCTTTGACAAAGTTGTAAAAATAGACGACCCGGTCGGTGCTATCTCGGTTCACCTTGTATGCGGTATCTGGGGTACTCTGGCAGTTGGCATATTCAGCACTAACCCTGAGCACAGCTTTATCACACAGCTCATCGGTGTAGCCGCATACGGTGTGTTCACCGTTGTATGCGCACTGATACTTTTCCTTCTAATCAAGGTGTCCATGGGACTGCGGGTCTCTCAAGAAGAGGAGATGGAAGGACTTGATCTCGGAGAGCATGGAATGATGGCATATCCTGATTTTCAACAGATTGCCGAGGGAGGCGGTTCTACAATGACTATGTATGAGAAAGAGGAGCCGTCAGGAGCCGGAGTACTCACCGAAAGCGAGCAGAAGTCGTAA
- a CDS encoding outer membrane beta-barrel protein: MKRLMIVLAVLTVLSPFGSVTSFAQSSESQIQELKQMIEQNRQQNEELMRKIEQLEADKAANQMKMEEFITKQEDKDLKYDGLFKFFDSVDLGFYVDTTYQYVFDRGSTNDLQLRSLYPDNEQFAINAFTVSVSKTPSMEGGIMDLLGFRADILFGEQAPLLASNGLESDVVDPYQAYLQFLAPVGNGINFYAGKFVTLAGYEVIEAKDNPNITRSILFGFAIPFTHTGIRADYTAGPLTLTAGLNNGWDQVKDLNDNATIESQIAFSYSGGAISDAWLGVTGYFGREPDDFGFGGNGWRELITAVGTLTLMDKVTFIVDADFGWQQDVIFDELGNDEGVSWWGIAGYVVLDLHPAVTLAVRGEYFDDPDGFRTGLEQQLFEVTPTLSFKPFKGLIADNRYLDNFEARAEFRWDHSDERFFETEDGSFEKDQYGVMGQLLYWIEL; this comes from the coding sequence ATGAAAAGGTTAATGATTGTTTTAGCCGTACTGACTGTTTTATCGCCCTTCGGTTCCGTGACGTCATTTGCCCAGAGCAGTGAGTCACAGATACAGGAGTTAAAACAGATGATTGAGCAGAATCGTCAGCAGAACGAAGAGCTCATGAGAAAAATCGAGCAGCTTGAGGCTGACAAAGCCGCTAACCAGATGAAAATGGAAGAATTCATCACAAAACAGGAAGACAAGGATTTGAAATATGACGGTCTGTTTAAATTCTTCGATTCCGTAGATCTGGGTTTTTATGTCGATACGACATACCAGTACGTGTTTGACCGCGGCTCGACGAATGACCTTCAGCTAAGGTCGCTCTATCCTGATAACGAGCAGTTCGCGATAAACGCGTTTACCGTCTCTGTCTCAAAGACCCCCAGCATGGAGGGCGGAATCATGGACCTCCTGGGATTCAGGGCGGACATCCTGTTCGGGGAACAGGCGCCGCTCCTTGCTTCAAACGGACTCGAGAGCGACGTGGTTGACCCTTATCAGGCGTACCTCCAGTTTTTAGCTCCTGTCGGAAACGGGATCAACTTCTATGCAGGTAAATTCGTAACGCTTGCGGGATACGAGGTTATAGAGGCCAAGGACAACCCCAACATCACGCGCTCTATCCTGTTCGGATTCGCCATACCGTTTACTCACACCGGTATAAGGGCCGACTACACTGCGGGGCCGTTAACACTGACGGCAGGGCTTAACAACGGATGGGACCAGGTCAAGGATCTCAACGACAACGCGACGATTGAGAGTCAGATAGCGTTCAGTTATTCGGGCGGAGCCATTAGTGACGCATGGCTGGGCGTAACCGGATACTTCGGAAGGGAGCCAGATGACTTCGGATTCGGAGGCAACGGATGGCGCGAGCTTATTACCGCTGTAGGCACACTGACTCTGATGGATAAGGTCACTTTCATCGTGGATGCCGACTTCGGCTGGCAGCAAGACGTTATATTCGACGAGCTGGGCAACGATGAAGGCGTTTCCTGGTGGGGTATAGCAGGCTACGTAGTGCTTGATCTTCATCCGGCTGTCACACTGGCTGTCAGAGGCGAGTACTTCGACGATCCGGACGGATTCAGGACCGGGCTCGAGCAACAGCTGTTTGAGGTTACGCCGACCCTGTCTTTCAAACCGTTTAAAGGTCTTATCGCCGATAACAGGTATCTGGATAATTTTGAAGCCAGAGCGGAATTCAGATGGGATCATTCGGACGAGCGTTTCTTCGAAACCGAAGACGGGTCGTTTGAAAAAGACCAGTACGGCGTAATGGGGCAGTTGCTTTACTGGATTGAATTGTAA